From Paenibacillus physcomitrellae, the proteins below share one genomic window:
- the folE gene encoding GTP cyclohydrolase I FolE encodes MKTELNLGLQIDLLEGYIRSILSEIGENPDREGLLDTPKRVAKMYREVFAGVGVDPDTALTTTFEEDYEGTIIVKDITYHTFCEHHLIPFYGKAHIGYIPNGRIVGLSKFARLVELVSARPQVQERMTSQIAASILNVLKPKGVIVSVEGTHLCMCARGIKKPGTITVTTVKKGLFAENDALCAEFERSLTR; translated from the coding sequence ATGAAAACGGAATTGAATCTTGGTTTGCAAATCGATCTGCTGGAAGGTTATATACGGTCTATTCTATCTGAAATCGGTGAGAACCCTGACCGTGAAGGCTTGCTAGATACTCCGAAGCGGGTTGCCAAGATGTACCGTGAAGTATTCGCAGGTGTAGGCGTAGATCCGGATACGGCGCTAACGACCACTTTTGAAGAAGATTACGAAGGAACGATTATCGTTAAAGATATCACCTATCATACATTCTGTGAACATCATCTTATTCCCTTTTACGGAAAAGCGCATATAGGCTACATCCCTAACGGAAGAATAGTAGGTTTAAGCAAGTTCGCAAGATTGGTAGAGCTGGTTTCGGCCCGCCCGCAGGTTCAAGAAAGAATGACTTCGCAAATTGCTGCGTCCATTCTAAATGTACTAAAGCCAAAGGGAGTGATCGTTTCGGTCGAAGGCACTCACCTGTGCATGTGCGCGAGAGGAATCAAGAAGCCTGGAACTATTACGGTGACTACGGTGAAGAAAGGCCTCTTCGCGGAAAATGATGCCCTTTGTGCAGAATTCGAGCGTTCTTTAACCCGTTAG
- a CDS encoding 6-carboxytetrahydropterin synthase, translating to MLYLSRQLDFSASHVYRVAEWGEEENLLVFGKCSNIHGHGHDYKLEVVVKGLLDETAGIVVNTTEIKQIAGSFLHKELDGKFLNREHVYFQEHMPTTENLVQYIWESLDHRFPGCELHQIRLHENHYLSAEKERDSLLKLTRKYHFCASHRLHSPNLTLEQNQQLFGKCNNPNGHGHNYYLDVTVEGEPDPVTGMVLNLAELDQIVESIVLEKLDHKNLNLDTEEFKDVNPTSEVVAMVIYGMLKPHLPQLCRIGLWETDKNYFEYWGPEGQHV from the coding sequence ATGCTTTATCTGTCCAGGCAGCTCGATTTCTCAGCCTCTCATGTCTACCGGGTCGCTGAGTGGGGCGAAGAGGAGAACCTGCTGGTATTCGGCAAATGCAGCAACATCCATGGCCATGGCCATGATTACAAGCTGGAAGTCGTCGTTAAAGGACTGCTGGATGAAACAGCCGGGATTGTGGTTAATACGACAGAGATCAAACAGATCGCCGGTTCTTTTCTTCACAAGGAACTGGACGGTAAATTTCTGAACCGTGAGCATGTTTATTTTCAGGAGCATATGCCAACCACGGAGAATCTCGTTCAATATATTTGGGAGTCGCTGGATCACCGGTTTCCGGGATGCGAGCTCCACCAAATTCGATTGCATGAAAATCATTATTTAAGCGCTGAAAAGGAGAGGGATTCCTTGCTTAAGCTAACCAGAAAATATCATTTTTGCGCCTCCCACCGTTTGCATAGCCCTAATCTGACTCTTGAGCAAAATCAGCAGTTGTTTGGGAAATGCAACAATCCCAACGGCCACGGCCACAACTACTACCTTGATGTGACGGTGGAAGGTGAACCGGATCCCGTAACCGGTATGGTACTGAATCTTGCCGAGCTGGATCAGATCGTAGAAAGCATCGTGTTGGAGAAGCTTGATCATAAAAATTTAAATCTGGATACGGAAGAATTCAAAGATGTAAATCCGACTTCCGAGGTTGTGGCCATGGTCATTTACGGCATGCTAAAACCTCATCTGCCTCAGCTCTGCCGGATTGGACTTTGGGAGACGGACAAGAACTATTTTGAATACTGGGGCCCGGAGGGACAACATGTTTGA
- a CDS encoding SDR family oxidoreductase: MFDYHLDEQLRNKTIAITGASKGIGRETARILSQMGANLVLGARTQSEPGPLADGCQSGPLWVELDVTSEESIAEFTNKAVSRFGKIDALINCAGVGVFEPILSLSTEDFDRMLSVNLRGTFLMNKYVGRHMVQNGQGKIINLISIAGTTALPGCGGYSASKFGLLGLSRVMQAELRGQGLEVISVLPGAAATSFWDQMENTPNPEQMIPSESLARHLIYLLGQQKGAFVDEITIMPTLGIL, from the coding sequence ATGTTTGATTATCATCTGGATGAACAGTTAAGGAACAAAACGATTGCCATTACGGGAGCAAGCAAAGGAATCGGCAGAGAGACGGCCCGGATTTTAAGCCAGATGGGGGCCAACCTTGTGTTAGGAGCACGGACTCAGAGCGAGCCTGGCCCGCTTGCTGACGGCTGCCAATCTGGGCCTTTATGGGTAGAGCTGGACGTAACCTCTGAGGAATCCATTGCGGAATTCACGAACAAAGCGGTCTCAAGATTCGGGAAAATCGATGCTCTGATCAATTGCGCGGGAGTCGGCGTATTCGAGCCAATCCTTTCGTTGTCCACGGAAGACTTTGACCGCATGCTGTCCGTTAATCTGCGCGGGACTTTTCTGATGAACAAATATGTAGGTCGGCATATGGTCCAGAACGGACAAGGTAAAATCATTAATTTGATTTCGATCGCCGGTACAACAGCTTTACCTGGCTGCGGAGGTTATTCGGCTTCCAAATTCGGTCTGCTCGGCTTATCCAGAGTGATGCAGGCCGAGCTCCGCGGTCAAGGACTGGAGGTCATTTCAGTGCTGCCGGGTGCTGCCGCCACCTCTTTCTGGGATCAGATGGAGAACACTCCGAATCCCGAACAAATGATCCCCTCCGAATCGCTAGCTAGACATCTTATCTATCTGTTAGGCCAACAGAAAGGGGCATTTGTAGACGAAATCACTATCATGCCGACTTTAGGAATTTTGTAG
- a CDS encoding ATP-binding protein: MKTFLHKLIGRGEPDINTQMPAQPDFSPSLYEHHKQALISWIANRLRQLLPLEQQDQGGLNEYAVRMYRWLENGMDVYLKIRGMNLSGPYTEALLAVYEEIKEVSYLFTSKKNAELSKSEFDIEVWEVYRNVIYAATQQKFLLVQEDELLPYKLGDLIYEAPIKERSDIPKARQKAKECLLGIGQPLPRVMNEILLISEAITNVLKHACEGSLSIYNMPSAIHVCITDRGPGFELKLLPYAVLMEGYSTKNSLGQGFTLMMKMADQMLLATSDKGSTIILIFHEEGVKLENSV; the protein is encoded by the coding sequence ATGAAAACTTTCCTGCATAAATTAATTGGCCGAGGCGAGCCTGACATCAATACGCAGATGCCTGCTCAACCGGATTTCTCTCCATCGTTATATGAGCATCACAAGCAAGCGCTGATCAGCTGGATAGCGAACCGTCTGCGGCAGCTTCTCCCTTTGGAACAACAGGATCAAGGGGGACTGAATGAGTATGCCGTTCGTATGTATCGCTGGCTGGAGAACGGGATGGATGTTTATCTGAAAATTAGAGGGATGAATTTAAGCGGTCCTTATACGGAAGCCTTATTAGCCGTATATGAAGAAATTAAGGAAGTTTCTTATCTCTTCACTTCCAAGAAAAACGCCGAGCTGTCCAAATCAGAATTTGATATTGAGGTTTGGGAAGTCTACCGAAATGTCATTTACGCGGCCACGCAGCAAAAATTCCTGCTGGTACAGGAAGATGAGCTTCTTCCTTACAAGCTAGGCGATTTGATCTACGAGGCCCCCATCAAGGAACGGTCGGATATTCCTAAAGCCCGCCAGAAGGCAAAAGAATGCCTGCTTGGCATCGGCCAGCCCCTTCCCCGGGTCATGAACGAAATTCTGCTCATTTCCGAAGCCATTACCAATGTACTGAAGCATGCCTGCGAAGGAAGCTTGAGCATTTATAACATGCCCTCGGCTATTCACGTCTGCATCACGGACAGGGGACCTGGTTTTGAACTGAAGCTGCTTCCTTATGCCGTTTTGATGGAGGGATACTCTACCAAAAATTCATTGGGGCAAGGATTTACCCTGATGATGAAGATGGCAGACCAGATGCTGCTGGCAACCTCTGATAAGGGGTCGACAATCATTCTTATCTTCCATGAAGAAGGTGTAAAACTTGAGAACTCCGTTTAA
- a CDS encoding alpha/beta hydrolase, with translation MRTPFNVDEVINRTLRTSVLIDAFWDRWIVHGFPYAEIEAVRSKLHTLQNWTQVWSTLAAKQEKLAQQLKEQHFLTEADKVYRTASLTYNLLQWIYPERNEDKMKAYKSCTRLFRLADECSEIETRYEAIEIEGVLCPGRVRLPNDPIGCVIIVNPIDSTKEELYQYELDFLDQGFVTVSFDGPGQGETYISNGLRGTKDRWEMFVNLVIEYAAKQFPKLPLNLFGTSLGASWAIYGSCHPFIYKTVAVSPAVEFDRLQLPGYFLERMDCSCTLVPEKRAIPNFKELHFRSPVYLFHGGKDLMVPGKDINDLFHRLPKGKKWMAYEDEGHCCNYKLGEIRREASRWFSGEGEEAKS, from the coding sequence TTGAGAACTCCGTTTAATGTGGATGAAGTAATCAACCGAACCCTGCGAACTTCTGTTTTGATCGACGCTTTCTGGGATCGGTGGATTGTTCATGGATTTCCTTATGCCGAAATCGAAGCTGTCAGAAGCAAGCTTCACACTTTGCAGAACTGGACCCAAGTTTGGTCTACGTTAGCCGCCAAACAGGAGAAGCTGGCGCAGCAGCTGAAAGAACAACATTTCCTTACTGAAGCAGATAAGGTCTATCGCACGGCTTCTCTGACCTATAATCTGCTGCAATGGATTTATCCCGAACGAAATGAAGACAAAATGAAAGCCTATAAGTCCTGTACCCGGCTTTTCCGTTTAGCAGATGAATGTTCCGAGATAGAAACCCGCTATGAAGCCATCGAAATCGAGGGTGTTTTATGTCCGGGAAGAGTCCGGCTGCCGAATGATCCGATTGGCTGCGTCATTATTGTTAATCCTATTGATTCTACCAAAGAGGAACTTTACCAGTATGAGCTGGATTTCCTGGATCAAGGGTTTGTTACAGTCAGCTTTGACGGGCCTGGACAAGGCGAAACCTATATTTCAAATGGCTTAAGAGGAACGAAGGATCGCTGGGAAATGTTTGTGAATCTTGTTATAGAATATGCGGCCAAACAGTTTCCAAAGCTGCCCCTTAATTTGTTTGGTACAAGCCTCGGAGCCTCTTGGGCCATTTACGGCAGCTGCCATCCATTCATTTATAAAACCGTGGCAGTCAGTCCGGCAGTTGAATTCGATCGTCTCCAGCTTCCGGGTTACTTTCTTGAGCGCATGGATTGCTCCTGCACGCTGGTACCTGAGAAACGGGCAATTCCGAACTTCAAAGAGCTGCACTTCCGGTCGCCGGTATACCTTTTCCATGGTGGAAAAGATTTGATGGTGCCAGGCAAAGATATAAATGATTTGTTTCATCGTCTGCCGAAAGGAAAAAAGTGGATGGCTTATGAGGATGAAGGGCATTGCTGCAATTATAAGCTTGGCGAGATCAGAAGAGAAGCATCCAGATGGTTCTCGGGGGAAGGGGAGGAAGCGAAGTCATGA
- a CDS encoding HAMP domain-containing protein — translation MMTSKSSLQQQFLLRVFIVLLVIILLSGVTQFYLIHRQIDRETQNQANQAASSLNNGVEETLLASESIEHQIDLKLVAYAKHIAVLLKGKKMDSLSSDELLNIKQELNITGFTVFEPKNDDIVGVASTDPNEIGFSMKQIGFYEAGQLLLSGGKPPIPGATLIENNMVVLPTAQSASHNEDPSFYKYAYYHPPGTDYVINPFIEANEVNQFTETSGPDAWITKIMKENPYLVEAAVLTPKVFADPTLEEKLYPPVKKVVNGSFSYQTESDLVKLKSMAKQPVKQSFVETVEGKKLYKLFVPIESDQVIYIALDYGKISKPLYRHSLISLLFGLLSLIALFMLTARFFSQIYKFIQKIILQIKQLEQGDLTAKSSLQDKGELGDLSSSVNAMADSLHQFLASTHEKATLMQRVAFILEAEADQSVEKALTMSINATAEARGSIDEIEFFLNQVKESLELKAGHAEVQPLIEQIDEIRQIFRDKTNNATLISITLSDLLKSLHGQSSELSGLSQSLLRQLEKFTYHK, via the coding sequence ATGATGACTTCGAAAAGCTCGCTGCAGCAGCAATTTCTACTTCGTGTATTCATTGTCCTGCTTGTCATTATTCTGCTATCCGGGGTCACTCAATTCTATCTCATTCATCGGCAGATCGACCGGGAGACACAGAATCAGGCCAACCAGGCCGCAAGCAGCTTGAATAATGGTGTTGAGGAAACCTTGCTCGCTTCCGAATCGATTGAACACCAAATTGACCTGAAGCTGGTTGCTTATGCCAAACATATTGCCGTATTACTGAAGGGGAAAAAGATGGACAGCCTCTCCTCAGATGAGCTGCTGAACATCAAACAGGAGCTCAATATTACAGGCTTTACGGTCTTTGAACCTAAAAACGATGACATCGTTGGCGTAGCTTCTACAGATCCAAACGAAATCGGGTTCAGCATGAAGCAAATCGGATTTTATGAAGCCGGACAACTGCTGCTGTCAGGCGGAAAACCGCCGATTCCGGGAGCCACGCTGATTGAGAACAATATGGTGGTGCTTCCGACCGCTCAATCAGCCAGTCATAATGAGGATCCAAGCTTCTATAAATATGCTTATTATCATCCTCCGGGAACCGATTATGTGATCAATCCCTTTATTGAAGCGAATGAAGTCAATCAATTTACGGAAACAAGCGGTCCGGATGCCTGGATCACGAAGATCATGAAAGAAAACCCCTATTTGGTCGAAGCGGCTGTTCTGACGCCCAAGGTGTTTGCGGATCCAACTTTGGAGGAGAAGCTGTATCCTCCTGTAAAGAAAGTCGTGAATGGAAGCTTCAGCTACCAGACGGAATCCGATTTGGTGAAGCTCAAGTCCATGGCCAAGCAGCCGGTCAAGCAAAGTTTTGTTGAAACCGTTGAAGGAAAAAAGCTGTATAAGCTGTTTGTTCCGATCGAGTCGGATCAGGTCATTTATATTGCGCTGGACTATGGGAAGATAAGCAAACCGCTTTACCGGCATTCGTTGATTTCTTTGTTATTTGGTTTGCTTTCGCTTATCGCGTTGTTTATGCTGACAGCCCGCTTCTTCTCACAAATTTATAAATTTATACAAAAAATCATATTGCAGATCAAGCAGTTGGAACAAGGAGATTTGACGGCCAAGAGCAGTCTTCAAGATAAAGGAGAGCTGGGCGATTTATCCAGCTCGGTTAACGCGATGGCGGATTCCCTCCATCAATTTTTGGCATCTACACACGAAAAGGCAACGCTGATGCAGAGAGTGGCGTTTATTCTGGAAGCTGAAGCGGATCAATCAGTGGAAAAGGCCTTAACCATGTCCATTAACGCAACCGCCGAAGCAAGAGGTTCGATTGACGAGATCGAGTTCTTCCTGAATCAGGTCAAGGAAAGCCTGGAGCTCAAGGCGGGACATGCCGAAGTACAGCCTTTGATTGAACAAATTGACGAGATCCGCCAGATCTTCAGAGACAAAACGAATAACGCCACCTTGATTTCGATTACGTTGTCCGATCTCTTGAAATCCCTGCACGGACAGTCCAGTGAGCTTTCAGGCTTGTCCCAGTCGCTGCTCCGGCAGCTGGAGAAATTCACTTATCATAAATAG
- a CDS encoding STAS domain-containing protein: MTLKVETTIKESVFTIILKGLIDYSTVDEFNSFQVPENVSRIIVSFKEVDFIDSTGIGSVLTLIHFASDHDIQVEFVDLDDSTRELFETIGVFKVMEALLKEGR, from the coding sequence ATGACTTTGAAAGTAGAAACTACTATTAAGGAATCCGTATTTACGATCATCCTTAAAGGACTTATTGATTATTCAACGGTTGACGAATTCAATTCATTTCAGGTTCCGGAGAACGTGTCGAGAATAATCGTCAGCTTTAAAGAAGTAGATTTTATAGATTCTACAGGTATAGGTTCGGTTCTTACGCTTATTCATTTTGCCAGCGACCACGACATTCAAGTAGAATTTGTAGATTTGGATGACAGCACGCGGGAACTGTTTGAAACGATAGGGGTATTTAAAGTTATGGAGGCTCTTTTAAAGGAGGGGCGTTAA
- a CDS encoding PP2C family protein-serine/threonine phosphatase, whose product MLGSDTASHIRHENDPDYTTLLREIQLARNIQRKLLNGERPPLRSGEISGISIPARMIGGDYFDFYPLDNGKIRFIIGDVMGKGIPAAMLMILTRGAFRSAAGSAGSPGETLTAMNNAMYKDLRILNSFVTVCCADWDPRTGQFVYANGGHNSPILVRSQNRTMELPNPKGVMLGGLSGQVYIENEIYLQQDDLIFFYTDGVIEAQNRAKQMYKIDRLVPLLKEHADKQVSEIESIVVEELDHYTEGLPQRDDITIVMLKMGRRLKIGRRMLECRIKRNEDV is encoded by the coding sequence ATGTTGGGTTCTGATACGGCGTCTCATATCCGTCATGAAAATGACCCCGATTATACGACTCTGCTTAGAGAAATTCAACTGGCAAGGAATATTCAGAGGAAGCTTCTCAACGGTGAAAGACCTCCGCTGAGAAGCGGTGAAATTTCCGGAATCTCCATTCCTGCAAGAATGATAGGGGGAGACTACTTTGATTTCTATCCGCTTGATAACGGTAAGATCCGCTTTATTATCGGAGATGTCATGGGCAAAGGAATCCCCGCCGCGATGCTGATGATTCTGACCCGGGGAGCCTTTCGAAGCGCTGCCGGGTCTGCTGGAAGCCCTGGAGAAACCTTAACGGCCATGAACAATGCGATGTATAAAGATTTGCGAATTTTGAACTCCTTTGTTACAGTCTGCTGCGCGGACTGGGATCCCCGTACGGGGCAATTTGTGTACGCAAATGGCGGACATAACTCTCCGATTCTGGTTCGTTCACAGAATAGAACGATGGAGCTTCCTAACCCCAAAGGCGTTATGCTCGGCGGATTGTCCGGTCAGGTTTATATCGAGAACGAAATCTATTTGCAGCAGGACGACCTGATCTTTTTCTATACCGACGGTGTAATAGAAGCTCAAAATCGGGCCAAGCAAATGTACAAAATTGACAGGCTGGTTCCGCTTTTGAAAGAACATGCGGATAAACAGGTTTCTGAAATTGAGTCCATCGTTGTGGAAGAACTGGATCATTATACAGAAGGACTGCCGCAAAGGGATGATATTACCATTGTCATGTTGAAGATGGGCAGACGGCTGAAGATAGGAAGACGTATGTTGGAGTGCCGAATTAAGCGAAACGAGGATGTTTAG
- a CDS encoding FapA family protein, which translates to MGNKVIAKGRSIQEALLIALDLLSADKHEVDIEILENEKKGLLGFRNKPAVVRVTLKETDSSPASAPEKQENADADSLRDPLRDLVSTLNLQDSPDFEQTSMSVPHEEDLSGKVWVQNGLLFSKDAEDKFPVIQPGKGVKLYKNGQIVERATVIHERDQLLAETEDEEVQPVWEVKISEDKMEAHLSVKPGYKLRRSIRDMEPSNFVLLEAEEKRVPILLDDGEVMQKLRELGIVHGVNYAQIASACLSEEEETYLIAKGSPYLEGKQGYFMPYQQMEVLKGIRERADGTVNYRDIQEFPSVDRGQIIGIVVPPVPGYPGVTVTNEPLFPPEVFPLLLQAGHGVELVEGDSKVVALDTGHPDIKQSGREARISVVPKLTIVKDINMETGNIRYIGEVEIKGSVQDGMTVQADGNLMVRGNANMATIMAGKSVIIQHNVISSEVTAGKSNLVKTELQASMQECVLQMKKIVTAIQQLSLVSAFKVSSFQRTGLGPLLKILYDGKFKQFSSLVSTLVQQLNEHSAHLEPEWEDLSRRLHRGFLTLNDSILKSSEEIKPIIQLAENLIQSSVETAADELFINAGFVQNSQIYSAGDIWVTGKGIYNSKMFAHGHVNVKGYVRGGEIFAAKGVTLEQAGTKGGITTKIKVPETEKIYIKLAMEDTLIQIGSHHYKFVQPHVDVTASLSSEGRLIIS; encoded by the coding sequence ATGGGGAATAAGGTTATCGCTAAAGGAAGATCCATTCAGGAAGCCTTGCTTATTGCGCTTGATTTGCTGAGCGCCGATAAACATGAGGTGGATATAGAAATTTTGGAGAATGAGAAGAAAGGGTTACTCGGTTTCCGCAACAAACCGGCGGTAGTGCGGGTCACTTTGAAGGAAACGGATTCCAGCCCCGCTTCTGCTCCTGAAAAACAAGAGAACGCAGATGCAGACTCTTTGCGTGACCCCTTGCGTGACCTGGTTTCTACGTTAAATTTGCAAGATTCGCCGGATTTTGAACAAACAAGCATGTCCGTTCCACACGAAGAGGATTTATCCGGCAAGGTATGGGTGCAAAACGGCTTGCTCTTCAGTAAAGATGCGGAGGATAAATTTCCGGTTATCCAGCCGGGCAAAGGCGTAAAGCTTTATAAGAATGGCCAGATCGTCGAACGGGCAACCGTGATCCATGAAAGAGACCAACTACTGGCTGAAACCGAGGATGAAGAAGTTCAGCCGGTATGGGAGGTCAAAATCTCGGAAGACAAGATGGAAGCCCATTTAAGCGTGAAGCCGGGATACAAGCTGCGCCGCAGCATCCGGGATATGGAACCTTCAAATTTTGTACTTCTCGAAGCCGAAGAGAAGCGGGTTCCCATTCTGCTTGACGATGGCGAGGTTATGCAGAAGCTTCGCGAGCTCGGGATTGTGCACGGGGTTAACTACGCCCAGATCGCCAGCGCCTGCTTAAGCGAAGAAGAGGAAACCTATTTAATAGCCAAAGGCTCTCCGTATTTGGAGGGTAAACAGGGCTACTTTATGCCTTATCAGCAGATGGAGGTTCTTAAAGGGATTAGGGAGCGAGCGGATGGAACGGTGAATTATCGGGATATTCAGGAGTTTCCTTCGGTGGATAGGGGACAGATTATTGGCATCGTAGTTCCCCCTGTGCCTGGTTATCCAGGGGTTACAGTAACCAATGAGCCTTTGTTTCCTCCAGAAGTGTTTCCTTTGCTTCTACAGGCGGGCCATGGGGTTGAGCTGGTCGAAGGCGATTCAAAAGTTGTAGCTCTGGACACCGGACATCCCGACATCAAGCAGTCAGGCCGTGAGGCTAGAATCTCGGTTGTTCCGAAACTGACTATCGTTAAAGATATCAATATGGAGACCGGAAATATCCGCTATATTGGAGAAGTCGAAATCAAAGGTTCCGTACAGGATGGGATGACGGTACAGGCGGACGGGAACCTGATGGTCCGCGGCAATGCGAATATGGCCACGATTATGGCCGGGAAATCGGTCATCATTCAACACAACGTGATATCAAGCGAGGTTACTGCGGGTAAAAGCAATTTGGTGAAGACAGAGCTTCAGGCATCTATGCAGGAATGTGTATTACAAATGAAAAAAATCGTAACAGCCATCCAGCAGCTGTCGCTGGTCTCGGCTTTTAAGGTATCTTCCTTTCAGCGAACAGGGCTGGGGCCGCTGCTGAAAATTTTATATGACGGCAAGTTCAAACAGTTCTCCTCATTAGTCAGTACGCTGGTTCAACAATTAAATGAGCACTCAGCACACCTTGAACCGGAATGGGAAGATCTGAGCAGGAGACTTCACCGCGGATTTCTGACTTTAAATGACTCTATCTTGAAATCGTCTGAAGAGATTAAGCCGATCATTCAGCTTGCTGAGAATCTCATTCAATCTTCTGTGGAGACGGCGGCGGACGAGCTGTTCATTAACGCCGGATTCGTTCAGAACAGTCAAATTTATTCGGCGGGAGACATTTGGGTTACGGGAAAAGGCATTTACAATTCAAAAATGTTTGCACACGGACATGTGAACGTCAAAGGTTACGTACGCGGAGGCGAGATCTTTGCGGCCAAGGGAGTAACTCTTGAACAGGCGGGAACCAAGGGTGGAATCACAACTAAAATTAAGGTGCCGGAAACCGAGAAAATTTATATTAAACTCGCTATGGAAGATACCCTGATTCAAATCGGCAGCCATCACTACAAATTTGTCCAGCCTCACGTCGATGTCACTGCCTCTTTAAGCAGTGAAGGCAGACTTATTATATCTTAA
- a CDS encoding STAS domain-containing protein, with amino-acid sequence MFNYTLTQKDSLATVLLSGDMDIDVTEILQEDLAPKLRGAASIELDFSQVDFVDSSGIGLLITLIKDLKAQGIKVLIRNLSPEVEYVFSLLQLPLILGDDVFETPAKAGEQ; translated from the coding sequence ATGTTCAATTACACCCTTACACAGAAAGACTCGTTGGCTACCGTACTTTTATCCGGAGATATGGATATTGACGTTACCGAGATCCTGCAGGAAGACCTTGCGCCGAAGCTTCGCGGAGCAGCATCGATTGAACTAGATTTTAGTCAGGTTGACTTTGTAGATTCATCCGGCATTGGATTGCTGATCACGCTGATTAAGGATTTAAAGGCACAAGGCATAAAAGTGCTGATCCGAAATTTAAGTCCGGAAGTGGAGTACGTCTTCTCCCTGTTGCAGCTGCCGTTAATTCTCGGGGATGACGTATTTGAAACTCCTGCCAAAGCTGGTGAGCAATAA
- a CDS encoding PilZ domain-containing protein has translation MEEKRKFQRTTIEPLDLEIEEIEFDSGKRLKHVMLILNDVSEEGIRFTSDIDMQEGESVRFHIPSLDIESLVQGKVAWKKSEGQGKFQYGMHVERSDSNK, from the coding sequence ATGGAAGAGAAACGCAAATTTCAAAGAACAACGATTGAACCTTTAGATTTGGAGATTGAGGAAATCGAATTTGATTCAGGTAAACGCCTGAAACATGTCATGCTAATTCTGAACGATGTAAGCGAAGAAGGAATCCGCTTTACTTCAGACATCGATATGCAAGAAGGTGAAAGCGTCCGGTTTCATATCCCCAGCCTGGACATTGAATCGTTGGTTCAAGGCAAAGTGGCCTGGAAGAAATCTGAAGGGCAGGGTAAATTTCAGTACGGTATGCATGTAGAAAGAAGCGATTCCAATAAGTGA